In Deinococcus aquaedulcis, one DNA window encodes the following:
- a CDS encoding DinB family protein gives MNVREYYAYLTAAREQLWNFLRALPAADLDRNLIETGDRFHCIKDLLLHVTDVEDHWVHGIALGDGVQGQYPHDWVQPRAQQYDLNWILDYSREVTRRTQALLDSDPDLDRSVKLVQDDPASDTVTLDQLLWNVMTHEVRHTAQIALMIRQLGHTPPWLDYMRFVRPQSTPAQAGAPDQGLDAGELDDDL, from the coding sequence ATGAACGTGCGCGAGTACTACGCCTACTTGACGGCTGCGCGGGAGCAGCTGTGGAACTTCCTGCGCGCCCTGCCGGCAGCGGACCTGGACCGGAACCTCATTGAGACCGGCGACCGGTTTCATTGCATCAAGGACCTGCTGCTGCACGTAACCGATGTGGAAGACCACTGGGTGCACGGCATTGCCCTGGGCGACGGCGTGCAGGGCCAGTACCCGCACGACTGGGTGCAGCCGCGCGCGCAGCAGTACGACCTGAACTGGATTCTGGACTACAGCCGCGAAGTCACCCGGCGCACCCAGGCCCTGCTGGACAGCGACCCGGACCTGGACCGCAGCGTGAAGCTGGTTCAGGACGACCCCGCCAGCGACACCGTGACCCTGGACCAGCTGCTGTGGAACGTGATGACCCACGAGGTCCGCCACACCGCCCAGATTGCCCTGATGATCCGCCAGTTGGGCCACACCCCGCCCTGGCTGGACTACATGCGCTTCGTGCGCCCGCAGAGCACCCCCGCCCAGGCCGGCGCCCCCGACCAGGGCCTGGACGCTGGCGAGCTGGACGACGATCTGTAG
- a CDS encoding SDR family NAD(P)-dependent oxidoreductase, translated as MNASAAPVLPSHPTARPVVVLTGASSGIGRATAEELADLGYALVLAARRTDELHALARRLDPSGARVIAVPTDVTDDASRRALLAAAQAHFGRIDVLVNNAGVTVERGWWWNDADPLRVLRVNLEAPVELTRLVLPALRAQGSGHIVNIGSVAGLAATNGIYSASKFGLRGFSLALRRELLGSGVHVSLVAPGFVKSEMTARARLPMPGPEVVARAVAAVLLRPRAETVVPAPYRALVWLERHFPALGDWVVQRLIWRRYDHSGASDAARR; from the coding sequence ATGAACGCTTCTGCGGCGCCCGTCCTCCCCAGCCATCCCACTGCGCGCCCCGTGGTGGTGCTTACCGGGGCGTCCAGCGGCATTGGCCGGGCCACGGCCGAGGAACTGGCCGATCTGGGCTACGCCCTGGTGCTGGCCGCCCGCCGCACTGACGAGCTGCACGCCCTGGCCCGCCGCCTGGACCCGTCCGGCGCGCGGGTGATTGCCGTACCCACCGACGTCACCGACGACGCCTCGCGCCGCGCGCTGCTGGCCGCTGCCCAGGCCCACTTTGGCCGGATTGACGTGCTGGTGAACAACGCCGGGGTCACCGTGGAGCGCGGCTGGTGGTGGAACGATGCCGACCCCCTCCGGGTGCTGCGGGTGAATCTCGAAGCGCCAGTTGAACTCACGCGGCTGGTGCTGCCCGCCCTGCGTGCCCAGGGCAGCGGGCACATTGTGAACATCGGCTCGGTGGCGGGGCTGGCGGCCACCAACGGCATCTATTCGGCCAGCAAATTCGGGCTGCGCGGCTTTTCGCTGGCCCTGCGGCGCGAACTGCTGGGCAGCGGCGTGCACGTCAGTCTGGTGGCGCCGGGCTTCGTGAAAAGCGAGATGACCGCCCGCGCCCGCCTGCCCATGCCGGGCCCCGAGGTGGTGGCGCGCGCTGTGGCGGCCGTGCTGCTGCGCCCGCGTGCCGAAACGGTTGTGCCCGCGCCCTACCGCGCGCTGGTGTGGCTGGAGCGCCACTTTCCGGCCCTGGGCGACTGGGTGGTGCAGCGCCTGATCTGGCGCCGCTACGACCACAGTGGCGCCTCAGACGCCGCGCGGCGCTGA
- a CDS encoding replication-associated recombination protein A yields MTLFDPPAPLAERLRPRSVAEVAGQTHLLGPGKPLTRVLQGGRLGSLILWGPPGVGKTTLARLLAGEVGAHFIALSAVSAGVKDVRDAVAEAERQRARGLRTVLFLDEIHRFNKAQQDALLPHVESGLLTLIGATTENPSFEVNPALRSRARTLVLQALSPEEVRGLLERALSDERGLSGVTAQPEALDLLARLAEGDARRALSTLEVAATLANPVTPEAITEAFGRHLPQMDKNGEDFYNLISALHKSVRASHVDASLYWLARMVEGGADPRYIARRIIRMAAEDIGLADPQALRLAVAAHDTADFLGHPEGDLALAQAVVYLALAPKSNSVYVAWGEALKAVREGESLPVPLHLRNAPTALMRQQGYGQAYAYYFDDPEGSFAQSYLPDGVQLNLYAPTGEGWEARVAERWRKLKDAHGEGEGSGG; encoded by the coding sequence GTGACGCTGTTTGATCCGCCTGCCCCCCTGGCCGAGCGCCTGCGCCCCCGCTCGGTGGCCGAGGTGGCGGGGCAGACCCACCTGCTGGGGCCCGGCAAACCGCTGACCCGCGTGCTGCAGGGCGGGCGCCTGGGCAGCCTGATTCTGTGGGGCCCGCCCGGCGTGGGCAAAACCACCCTGGCGCGGCTGCTGGCGGGCGAGGTGGGCGCGCATTTCATCGCCCTGTCGGCGGTGAGTGCCGGGGTCAAGGACGTGCGCGACGCCGTGGCCGAGGCCGAGCGCCAGCGCGCCCGGGGCCTGCGCACCGTGCTGTTTCTGGATGAAATCCACCGTTTCAACAAGGCCCAGCAGGACGCCCTGCTGCCGCATGTGGAGTCGGGGCTGCTGACCCTGATCGGTGCCACCACGGAAAACCCGTCGTTTGAGGTGAACCCGGCGCTGCGCTCGCGCGCCCGCACGCTGGTGCTGCAGGCCCTGAGCCCCGAGGAGGTGCGCGGCTTGCTGGAGCGCGCCCTGAGCGACGAACGGGGCTTGAGCGGGGTTACGGCCCAGCCCGAGGCCCTGGATCTGCTGGCCCGCCTGGCCGAGGGCGACGCCCGGCGCGCCCTGAGCACCCTGGAGGTGGCCGCCACCCTGGCCAACCCGGTGACCCCAGAAGCGATCACCGAGGCCTTCGGGCGCCACCTGCCGCAGATGGACAAGAACGGCGAGGATTTTTACAACCTGATTTCCGCGCTGCACAAGAGCGTGCGGGCCAGCCATGTGGACGCCAGCCTGTACTGGCTGGCCCGCATGGTGGAGGGCGGCGCCGATCCCCGCTACATTGCCCGGCGCATCATCCGCATGGCCGCCGAGGACATTGGGCTGGCCGATCCCCAGGCCCTGCGGCTGGCGGTGGCCGCCCACGACACCGCCGATTTTCTGGGCCACCCCGAAGGTGATCTGGCGCTGGCGCAGGCGGTGGTGTACCTCGCCCTGGCGCCCAAAAGCAACAGCGTGTACGTGGCCTGGGGCGAGGCCCTGAAGGCCGTGCGCGAGGGCGAAAGCCTGCCGGTGCCCCTGCACCTGCGCAACGCGCCCACCGCCCTGATGCGGCAGCAGGGCTACGGGCAGGCCTACGCCTACTACTTCGACGACCCGGAAGGGTCGTTTGCCCAGTCCTACCTGCCCGACGGCGTGCAACTGAACCTGTACGCCCCCACCGGCGAGGGCTGGGAAGCGCGCGTGGCGGAGCGCTGGCGCAAGCTCAAAGACGCCCACGGGGAAGGGGAGGGCAGCGGGGGCTGA
- a CDS encoding S8 family serine peptidase, with product MTPRLLARTLLGAALLGSAAPAQDLTLPELSPLPAAPRSSAPLVPLPASTASTTPTPSPTAASAATPSDPLYARQWNLSAVRLPQAWALLPGTGTGARGAPVTVAVLDTGYVPSPELGARAINGYDFVSSPARAGDGNGRDPEAHAVGEFAYHSEIIANLIGAAHDGRGMAGINPQARVVHVRVAAVDGTIEVPDLVDGLKWAAGLSVPGVPANPNPARILNLSLYADFIPLTGCDARVQAAVDAVTAKGALVIAGAANDGRDAGGYSPAGCRNVLTVTSVNAAGQRPGYANWGRTVALAAPGGDPTQGIVASSAAGPGGERSPNGTSFAAPHAAGVASLLLGVRPGLSPALLRSYLTRSAALFPGGRCDPQPERTCGAGLLNAEGALKLALASSLGK from the coding sequence ATGACCCCCCGATTGCTCGCCCGCACGCTGCTGGGCGCGGCCCTGCTGGGTTCGGCCGCCCCCGCGCAGGACCTCACGCTGCCGGAACTCAGCCCGCTGCCAGCCGCCCCCCGGTCCAGCGCCCCACTGGTGCCGCTGCCGGCCAGCACGGCCTCAACGACCCCCACCCCTAGCCCCACGGCCGCCAGCGCCGCAACGCCCAGCGATCCCCTGTATGCGCGGCAGTGGAACCTCAGCGCGGTCCGGCTGCCGCAGGCCTGGGCGCTGCTGCCCGGCACCGGCACTGGCGCCCGGGGCGCCCCGGTGACCGTGGCTGTGCTGGACACCGGCTACGTGCCCAGCCCCGAACTGGGCGCGCGGGCCATCAATGGCTACGACTTCGTGAGCAGCCCGGCCCGTGCGGGTGACGGCAATGGCCGCGACCCGGAGGCTCACGCGGTGGGCGAGTTCGCCTACCACAGCGAGATCATCGCCAACCTGATTGGCGCGGCGCACGATGGGCGGGGCATGGCGGGCATCAATCCGCAGGCACGGGTGGTCCATGTGCGGGTGGCAGCGGTGGACGGCACCATTGAGGTCCCGGATCTGGTGGACGGCCTGAAATGGGCCGCTGGCCTGAGCGTCCCGGGCGTGCCCGCCAACCCCAACCCAGCGCGAATTCTGAACCTCAGCCTGTACGCCGACTTTATTCCCCTGACCGGCTGCGACGCGCGGGTGCAGGCGGCGGTGGACGCCGTGACCGCCAAGGGCGCACTGGTGATTGCCGGCGCCGCCAACGACGGCCGGGACGCGGGCGGCTATTCCCCGGCCGGCTGCCGCAACGTGCTGACCGTGACCAGCGTGAACGCCGCCGGACAGCGCCCGGGCTACGCCAACTGGGGCCGCACGGTGGCCCTGGCCGCGCCGGGGGGCGACCCCACGCAGGGCATTGTGGCCAGCAGCGCTGCGGGCCCGGGCGGCGAGCGCAGCCCCAACGGCACCAGCTTCGCCGCGCCCCACGCCGCCGGGGTGGCCAGCCTGCTTCTGGGGGTACGCCCTGGCCTGAGCCCGGCCCTGCTGCGCTCGTACCTGACCCGCAGCGCCGCGCTATTCCCCGGGGGTCGCTGCGACCCCCAGCCCGAGCGCACCTGCGGCGCCGGCCTGCTGAATGCCGAAGGGGCTTTGAAGCTGGCCCTGGCCTCCAGCCTGGGGAAGTGA
- a CDS encoding helix-turn-helix domain-containing protein, whose translation MPEPQATLQITTPAQAAALLDFTYGARLLEQFLSPCTASQAARALGEPANRVAYHVGKLARTGLLHADGRQGKGTLYRAAAQTFQVPRDLVRMDEPLTLIEPVMREITGAYARAVLGWQTRQDLGAPLGDTHLTVSLGATPAAGEPAPAGPYPPAMRLRAVRLTPEQYRQVQAALDQLLNELEDGPAPDPAQPATFVLMSFPGHLHGP comes from the coding sequence ATGCCCGAACCCCAGGCCACCCTCCAGATCACCACCCCCGCGCAGGCGGCGGCGCTGCTGGACTTCACGTATGGGGCCCGCCTTCTGGAACAGTTTCTGAGCCCCTGCACCGCCAGCCAGGCGGCCCGCGCGCTGGGCGAACCCGCCAACCGCGTGGCCTACCACGTGGGCAAGCTGGCGCGCACGGGCCTGCTGCACGCCGATGGTCGCCAGGGCAAGGGCACGCTGTACCGCGCCGCCGCCCAGACGTTTCAGGTGCCGCGCGACCTGGTGCGGATGGACGAACCCCTGACGCTGATTGAACCGGTGATGCGCGAGATCACGGGCGCCTATGCCCGCGCGGTGCTGGGCTGGCAGACGCGACAGGACCTGGGAGCCCCACTCGGGGACACCCACCTGACGGTGAGTCTGGGGGCCACACCCGCAGCGGGCGAGCCTGCGCCAGCGGGCCCCTATCCCCCGGCCATGCGCCTGCGGGCCGTCCGGCTGACCCCGGAGCAGTACCGGCAGGTACAGGCAGCCCTGGACCAGTTGCTGAACGAACTGGAGGATGGCCCCGCACCGGACCCCGCCCAGCCGGCCACATTTGTCCTGATGAGTTTTCCCGGCCACCTGCACGGGCCCTGA
- a CDS encoding GNAT family N-acetyltransferase: protein MNVTPLALHHAPLLHQLYAASPGYFELLSTRLPTLSEVQRDVEVALLDPRRSLELLLDERGEVIGSLDCKRDFPESGDLTINLLLIREDRQSQGWGRRAVRHLEGRVPPGTTRILASVLGDNPRGARFWERLGFTFTLDARPVMTWYARPVGTRPPTPPVATPLRASHD from the coding sequence TTGAACGTTACGCCGCTGGCGCTGCACCACGCGCCGCTGCTCCACCAGCTGTACGCCGCGTCGCCGGGGTATTTCGAGCTCCTCAGCACGCGCCTGCCCACCCTCAGCGAAGTGCAGCGGGACGTGGAGGTGGCCCTGTTGGACCCCCGCCGCAGCCTGGAACTGCTGCTTGACGAGCGCGGCGAGGTCATTGGCAGCCTCGACTGCAAACGCGATTTCCCGGAAAGCGGCGACCTGACCATCAACCTGCTGCTGATCCGCGAGGACCGCCAGTCGCAGGGCTGGGGCCGCCGCGCGGTGCGCCACCTGGAGGGCCGGGTGCCGCCGGGCACCACGCGCATCCTGGCCAGCGTACTGGGCGACAACCCGCGCGGCGCCCGCTTCTGGGAGCGCCTGGGCTTTACGTTTACCCTGGACGCCCGCCCGGTGATGACGTGGTACGCCCGCCCGGTGGGCACCCGGCCCCCCACCCCCCCGGTGGCCACCCCGCTGCGCGCCAGTCACGATTAG
- a CDS encoding NUDIX domain-containing protein produces the protein MPDYIADLRALIGHRPVNLMGACGLIRDAQGRLLLQRLAGRDVWALPGGLCELGEPPLVTLQREVWEETALTVQAATLLDLLTTPLRTVPNGDQAHFYTAIYRVDAWHGTPVPDGVEGVELAFFAPDALPALRGQPGEYARAWLWGQRGHEP, from the coding sequence ATGCCTGACTACATCGCCGACCTGCGCGCCCTGATCGGCCACCGTCCGGTCAACCTGATGGGCGCGTGCGGCCTGATCCGGGATGCCCAGGGCCGTTTGCTGCTGCAGCGGCTGGCCGGGCGCGACGTGTGGGCCCTGCCCGGCGGCCTGTGCGAACTGGGCGAGCCGCCCCTGGTCACCCTGCAGCGCGAGGTCTGGGAGGAAACCGCCCTGACCGTGCAGGCTGCGACCCTGCTGGACCTGCTGACCACGCCGCTGCGCACGGTGCCGAACGGCGATCAGGCGCATTTTTATACCGCCATCTACCGCGTGGATGCGTGGCACGGCACCCCCGTCCCCGACGGCGTGGAGGGCGTCGAACTGGCGTTTTTCGCCCCCGACGCGCTGCCCGCCCTGCGCGGTCAGCCGGGCGAGTATGCCCGCGCGTGGCTGTGGGGGCAGAGGGGGCACGAGCCATGA
- a CDS encoding App1 family protein gives MNLVKTAFKTIQPSLERAVLIVDRAFSGYVQPRRARGKLILQPYVGWGTPQHVELTGRVLLPRTLAPARKGDRRWQNARNMLRRLLSREVAGVKVMGTLDGVTVSAVSDSDGYFTLNFTPSSPLGGGWHQVSLKMEGREVSAVARVQVVSAARFGVISDLDDTVLKSDVTSLPRMLSTVLTGNARTRLPFPGVGALYRALTRDGEARNPIFYVSSSPWNLFDLLWQFLDYRRIPLGPMFLRNWGMDLLGGHGGHKHTVIERIFERFPELPFVLVGDSGEKDPEIYAEVVHRHPSRVLAVYIRDVTEASRDEGVLKLREEVRKAGVDLVLAADSLNAASHAMAMGLITSGEYRSVLTSVARTYET, from the coding sequence GTGAATCTGGTCAAGACCGCTTTCAAGACCATTCAGCCGTCGCTGGAACGGGCGGTGCTGATCGTGGACCGGGCCTTTAGCGGCTACGTGCAGCCCCGCCGGGCGCGCGGCAAGCTGATTCTGCAGCCCTACGTGGGCTGGGGCACCCCGCAGCACGTGGAGCTGACCGGGCGCGTGCTGCTGCCTCGCACCCTGGCCCCGGCGCGCAAGGGCGACCGCCGCTGGCAGAACGCCCGCAACATGCTGCGCCGCCTGCTCTCGCGCGAGGTGGCCGGGGTCAAGGTGATGGGTACCCTGGACGGGGTCACGGTCAGTGCGGTCAGCGACAGCGACGGCTATTTCACCCTGAACTTCACGCCCAGTTCGCCGCTGGGGGGCGGCTGGCATCAGGTGAGCCTGAAGATGGAGGGCCGCGAGGTGAGCGCCGTGGCCCGAGTGCAGGTGGTCTCGGCGGCGCGCTTTGGCGTGATCAGCGACCTGGACGACACCGTGCTCAAGTCGGACGTGACCAGCCTGCCGCGCATGCTGAGCACCGTGCTCACCGGCAACGCCCGTACCCGCCTGCCGTTCCCGGGCGTGGGGGCCCTGTACCGCGCGCTCACCCGCGACGGCGAGGCCCGCAATCCCATCTTTTACGTGTCCAGCAGCCCGTGGAACCTGTTCGATCTGCTGTGGCAGTTTCTGGACTACCGCCGCATTCCGCTGGGGCCCATGTTCCTGCGCAACTGGGGCATGGACCTGCTGGGCGGGCACGGCGGGCACAAGCACACCGTCATTGAGCGGATTTTCGAGCGCTTTCCAGAACTGCCCTTTGTGCTGGTGGGCGACAGCGGCGAAAAGGACCCCGAAATCTACGCCGAGGTGGTCCACCGCCATCCCAGCCGCGTGCTGGCCGTGTATATCCGCGACGTGACCGAAGCCAGCCGCGACGAGGGTGTGCTGAAGCTGCGCGAGGAGGTGCGCAAGGCCGGGGTGGACCTCGTGCTGGCCGCCGACAGCCTGAACGCCGCCAGCCATGCCATGGCCATGGGCCTGATCACGTCGGGCGAATACCGCAGCGTCCTGACCAGCGTGGCGCGCACCTACGAAACCTGA
- a CDS encoding GNAT family N-acetyltransferase: protein MSQPTPLPAPAHSPRLRAGLRLEPYDARTAPDALVEALAVFATAQLHERQPDDPAIQPGQLAAQLRHLPPFVNLPAWAVWDGGRVVAEANVALVNLDQNRHLAQVNLGVLAPYRRQGLGRALLAQVTEAAHEADRRLLLLGSHARVPAGEAALRRAGATPGLSAQVNQLALADLSHEQLAQWAAQGEARAQGHRLELWEGEVPEADIAAFAELTQVMNDQPLGDLDVEDSTLSTEQFREVEAHFQASGRQRVLVVARRPNDGGLEGFTELTWHPARPTLLAQGATGVRPEARGLGLGRWLKAAALQRALARNPEARFVRTENADSNAAMRRINEEMGFRPYSTTTLWQLEVPQAQAYLAGAAGR, encoded by the coding sequence ATGTCGCAGCCGACCCCCCTGCCCGCCCCCGCCCACTCGCCCCGCCTGCGCGCTGGCCTTCGCCTGGAGCCCTACGACGCCCGCACCGCCCCGGACGCGCTGGTGGAGGCGCTGGCGGTCTTTGCCACCGCCCAGCTGCACGAACGGCAGCCGGATGATCCGGCCATTCAGCCCGGGCAGCTGGCTGCGCAGCTGCGCCATCTGCCCCCGTTCGTGAACCTTCCCGCCTGGGCCGTGTGGGACGGCGGACGCGTGGTGGCCGAGGCGAACGTGGCCCTGGTGAACCTGGACCAGAACCGGCATCTGGCGCAGGTGAACCTGGGGGTGCTGGCCCCCTACCGCCGCCAGGGCCTGGGCCGCGCCCTGCTGGCGCAGGTGACGGAGGCCGCCCACGAGGCTGACCGCCGGCTGCTGCTGCTGGGCAGCCACGCCCGGGTGCCTGCAGGCGAGGCGGCCCTGCGCCGCGCTGGGGCCACCCCGGGCCTGAGCGCGCAGGTGAACCAGCTGGCGCTGGCAGACCTGTCGCATGAACAGCTGGCGCAGTGGGCCGCCCAGGGGGAAGCGCGCGCCCAGGGCCACCGACTGGAGCTGTGGGAAGGCGAAGTGCCCGAGGCTGACATCGCCGCCTTTGCCGAGCTGACCCAGGTGATGAACGACCAGCCGCTGGGCGACCTGGACGTGGAAGACAGCACACTGAGCACCGAGCAGTTCCGCGAGGTGGAGGCGCACTTTCAGGCCTCGGGGCGCCAGCGCGTGCTGGTGGTGGCCCGGCGACCGAACGACGGCGGCCTCGAGGGCTTTACCGAACTGACATGGCACCCGGCGCGGCCGACCCTGCTGGCCCAAGGCGCCACCGGGGTGCGGCCCGAGGCGCGGGGCCTGGGGCTGGGCCGCTGGCTGAAAGCCGCTGCCCTGCAGCGCGCCCTGGCCCGCAACCCGGAGGCCCGCTTTGTGCGCACCGAAAACGCTGACAGCAACGCGGCCATGCGCCGGATCAACGAGGAGATGGGCTTCCGGCCCTACTCGACCACCACCCTCTGGCAACTGGAGGTGCCCCAGGCGCAGGCGTATCTGGCCGGGGCAGCGGGGCGCTAA
- a CDS encoding tRNA dihydrouridine synthase, whose protein sequence is MIAAPNFYARQLARPGAVLAPMAGYSDAPMRQLAAEQGALWTVSEMISARGLVSGGDSEKLNLGRPYAGEQGRVVQLFGADSEVLAEAVARAERWFTPAALDLNMGCPVPKIRGRGGACLLQTPEVAYELVRAMKSATALDVSAKIRLGWDHDRSLEVAQGLEAAGAALITVHGRTSAQRYTGEADWDAIARVAAGVKVPVVGSGDVTTPEMARGRARTGVAAVMIGRGAVGNPWIFRALATGQDERPGPVQRARTALRHAELQEQFYADPTGRLTLRPLRKVLPAYLPDFPELRDALVNVVTVQDVRAALSPLLEDPQGRQVAPGGGAAGYAVGHS, encoded by the coding sequence ATGATCGCCGCCCCGAACTTTTACGCCCGTCAGCTCGCGCGCCCTGGCGCCGTGCTGGCCCCCATGGCGGGCTACAGCGACGCCCCCATGCGCCAGCTGGCCGCCGAGCAGGGCGCGCTGTGGACGGTCAGCGAGATGATCAGCGCGCGCGGGCTGGTCTCGGGGGGCGACAGCGAGAAACTGAACCTGGGCCGCCCCTACGCCGGCGAGCAGGGGCGCGTGGTGCAGCTGTTCGGCGCCGACAGTGAGGTGCTGGCCGAGGCCGTGGCCCGCGCCGAGCGCTGGTTTACCCCGGCGGCCCTGGACCTGAACATGGGCTGCCCGGTCCCCAAGATTCGGGGCCGGGGCGGGGCCTGCCTGCTGCAGACCCCCGAGGTGGCCTACGAACTGGTGCGCGCTATGAAGAGTGCGACCGCGCTGGACGTGAGCGCCAAGATTCGTCTGGGCTGGGACCATGACCGCAGCCTGGAGGTGGCCCAGGGTCTGGAGGCGGCGGGCGCCGCCCTGATCACGGTGCATGGCCGCACCAGTGCCCAGCGCTATACCGGCGAGGCCGACTGGGACGCCATTGCACGTGTGGCGGCGGGCGTGAAGGTGCCTGTGGTGGGCAGCGGCGACGTGACGACCCCGGAAATGGCCCGGGGGCGTGCGCGCACAGGCGTGGCCGCCGTGATGATCGGGCGGGGCGCGGTGGGCAACCCGTGGATCTTCCGCGCGCTGGCCACCGGCCAGGACGAGCGCCCCGGCCCCGTCCAGCGCGCCCGCACCGCCCTGCGCCACGCCGAGCTGCAGGAACAGTTCTACGCTGACCCCACGGGGCGCCTGACCCTGCGCCCGCTGCGCAAGGTGCTGCCGGCCTACCTGCCGGATTTCCCCGAATTGCGTGACGCCCTGGTGAACGTGGTGACCGTGCAGGACGTCAGGGCGGCCCTCTCGCCGCTGCTGGAAGACCCGCAAGGCAGGCAAGTGGCGCCGGGGGGCGGCGCGGCGGGGTATGCTGTGGGTCATTCATGA